The following is a genomic window from Bosea sp. RAC05.
ACGCCGCGGTCCAAGCCCAACGAGCTGATCGGCATGATCGGCGCGCATCGCCAGGCCACGGGCGTGCCCTTCATCGGCTATTGGTTGGGCACGGGCCATTGGGGCAAGGGGCTGGCGACGGAGGCCACCCAGGCGCTGATCGATACCGTGTTCTCGCTGAGCGAGATCAAGGCGATCGAGGCCGACGCGCGCGTCATCAACCCCGCCTCCAAGCGCGTGCTGGAGAAGTCGGGCTTCCGCGCCGAGGGCTCGTTCCTGAAGTCTCTGCCGGCCCGCGGCGGCCTCTTCCCCTGCGAGCAGTACCGGCTCGACCGCTCGACCTGGGCGGCGCTGAAGAGCTGGGGCACGAGCGGCTGGACCCATGCGCCGGAGATCGAGCCCTCCGTCGCCATCGACACGCCGTGCGAACCCTGCCCGGCGTAAGCGTTC
Proteins encoded in this region:
- a CDS encoding GNAT family N-acetyltransferase; the encoded protein is MFPELTRDDVFRLETRRLWLRWPRMADASAILRQAGEKAVAEMTASIPHPYPVDAVEPFIFAMRKGNALGEHLVLAITPRSKPNELIGMIGAHRQATGVPFIGYWLGTGHWGKGLATEATQALIDTVFSLSEIKAIEADARVINPASKRVLEKSGFRAEGSFLKSLPARGGLFPCEQYRLDRSTWAALKSWGTSGWTHAPEIEPSVAIDTPCEPCPA